A segment of the Asinibacterium sp. OR53 genome:
ATCTACGTCTTCAGCGATCAATGCTTCAAGCACTGCCTGTGAACCGGAAAGCGTTACCGTTTCTTTAGCGGGTGTTGCTTTCTCTGCTGTGATGGTATCTATTGCTTCCATTCCTTTATTATTAGGGGTTGATGGTTATGCTTCGTCTGTTACGCAGCCTTCTGAGGCATCTTTCACACACTGGGCATATTTGAATAATATTCCTTTCTCTGCTTTGAGCGATGGACGTTTCCACGCTGCTCTTCTTTCGGCTATCACATCCTCCGGTACTTTCAGGGTCATAGACCTGGTAGCTACATTCAGTTCGATGATATCGTCATCTGCTACCATGGCTATCAATCCCCCGTTGTATGCTTCGGGTGTGATGTGTCCGACGACAAATCCATGTGTGCCACCGCTGAATCTTCCATCTGTAATCAACGCCACACTCTTACCCAATCCTGCACCAATGATGGCAGATGTAGGTTTCAGCATTTCCGGCATACCGGGTCCGCCCTTAGGGCCTACATAACGGATCACTACTACATCACCGTGTTTTATTTTTCCGCTGTTGATGCCATTGATCAGTTCATGTTCTCCATCAAACACACGGGCCGGTCCTTCGAAACGCTCTCCTTCCTTACCACTGATCTTCGCAACACTACCGCCTTCTGCGAGGTTACCGTACAATATTTGCAGATGGCCTGTTGCTTTGATAGGATGCTCCAGCGGGAATATGATCTTCTGTTTTTCAAAATCGATCTCGGGTACATCGGCCAGGTTTTCGGCTAATGTTTTTCCGGTAACTGTTAAACAATCTCCATGCAGTAATCCTTTGTTCAACAAATATTTCATTACAGCAGGTGTTCCTCCGTGCTCATACAGGTCCTGCATGAGGTATTTACCACTGGGCTTGAAATCGGCCAGTACCGGTATCCTGTCGCTGATGGCCTGGAAATCATCCTGTGTTAACGCTACATCTACACTCTTGGCCATCGCTATCAGGTGCAATACGGCGTTGGTGCTCCCGCCCAATACCATGATTACGATCATCGCATTCTCAAATGCTTTGCGTGTCATGATGTCTTTGGGCTTGATGTCTTTTTCCATCAGGTGACGGATGGCTTTTCCTGCCGCCAGGCATTCCTGTTTTTTCTCTTCGCTCAATGCGGGGTTGGAAGAAGAATAAGGCAGGCTCATACCCAATGCTTCAATAGCGGCAGCCATGGTATTTGCTGTGTACATACCGCCACAGGCGCCCGCACCCGGACATGAATGCTGAACGATGCCTTTGAAATCAGCCTCATCCAATTGCCCTGCTATTTTTTGTCCCAATGCTTCAAAAGCAGAAACGATGTTCAGGTCCTGTCCTTTGTAATGACCAGGCGCGATGGTCCCTCCGTACACCATAATGGCCGGCCGGTTCAATCTGCCCATAGCGATGATGGAACCTGGCATATTCTTATCACATCCAGGCAATGCGATCACCGAATCATAATATTGCGCGCCGCATACCGCCTCGATGGAGTCGGCAATGATATCGCGACTCACCAGGGAATAACGCATGCCGTCGGTTCCATTACTGATACCATCGCTCACGCCAATGGTATTGAATATCAATCCTACCAGTTCGCTGTCCCACACACTTTGTTTGACCAGCTTGGCCAGGTCGTTCAGGTGCATGTTACAGGTATTGCCGTCATAACCCATGCTCACAACGCCTACCTGCGCTTTTTTCAGGTCTTCTTCTGTTAAGCCAATACCATACAGCATGGCTTGTGCCGCCGGCTGTGTTACATCCTGTGTAATTGTCTTTGAATATCTATTTAACATCATAATCTATTTTTTTTGCCCTGGGCTTAAGCCCAAGGCAAAGAATAAAATAAAAAAGCCCTGCCTTTTTGGAGGGCGGGGCTTTATATTTTCAATGTTTTCTTTTTTATATAAGGGCTCCTCCTCCGTTCAGTGCAGGTACAATAATGACAACCACAATAATAATTGTGTTAATGATGTTGACATTATGGTTGATGCCTTTGAACATAGAGGATTCGTTGCCCCGGACTTAAGTCCGAGGCTATAAAAATACTCCCGCCTGTTGAAAAAACAAAGAACTTTTAAAAAAATTGTGCAATCGTTCTATAACGATCGTTCGTTTATATAATAGTAGAGCGATTCAGCGAAGCATTGTTGCTACGCCTGTTCGCATCTGCATTCCTTTCTATGTGTTCAGTGATCAGGTCGCCGATAGCCGTAGTGGTGTAATTGTTTACCGGATCAATGTCTTTCGATACAAACCCATTCGCCAGTGTCCAATCAACAGCTTCTCTCACAGCAACAGCTTCTTCCACCAGTTGAAAATGATCCAGCAGCATGGCCGCAGAAAGAATAGAGCCCAAAGGATTGGCAATGTCTTTTCCTGCAGCCTGCGGATAAGAACCATGTATTGGCTCAAACAGCGCTACGGTATTGCCTACCGATGCCGATGGCAGCAATCCCAGTGAACCACTCAATACGCTCGCTTCATCACTGATGATATCGCCGAACATATTCTCGGTGAGCACCACATCGAATTGTGCGGGATTCAGGATAATCTGCATAGCAGCATTGTCTACGAACATATAATCTACTGCTACGTCTGTATACTCTTTGGCGATCTCTTGCACCACTTTACGCCACAAACGTGATGTCTCCAGCACATTGGCCTTGTCCACCAGTGTCAATTTTTTCTTTCTTCCCTGTGCATATTTAAACGCCAGGTGTGATACCCTTTCTATTTCTGCTTTTGTATAGGTGCATTCATCAACCGCGGCCGATTGGTCTTCACTCAATTCTTTTTTACCAAAATATATGCCACCGGTGAGTTCACGGAATACAATAAAATCAACCCCTTCCATTTGTTTGGCTTTCAGGGGCGATAAATGTTGTAACGCACGGTAAGTCGTAACCGGACGGATATTGGCATACAATTGCAGCGCTTTTCTCAGCTTCAGCAAACCCTGTTCCGGCCTCACTTTTGCGGTAGGATCATTATCATATTTAGGGTGACCGATGGCACCAAAGAGGATGGCATCGCTTTTCAGGCAGGTATCGATGGTTTCGTCGGGCAAAGGATTGCCGGTTTTGTCTATCGCATCGGCACCCATGATACCATAGCTGTATTCAAAAGAATGACCGAAGCGATCCGCAATCGCATTCAGCACTTTAATGGACTGCTGCGTTACTTCCGGGCCGATTCCATCTCCCAATATAACGGCTATCTTCTTTTCCATACTGTATAATTATTTGGTTGTTAGTTTTAGTTTAAGCTGCGATTTTTCCTGATTCCAATAATAATGTTCTCGTTACACAAGAAGGCACTTCTTCATTGTAATGACTTACATAGATCAGCGTCTTCTTCAATACCGTGCAGATATCATTGACCATCGCAACAAATGCTGCTGCCATCTGGGCATCCAGTCCCTGACAGGGTTCATCCAGTATCAGCAGCGGCGGGTTCTTCACCATGGCCCTCGTCAGCAATACCAGTCTTTGCTCTCCATTGGATAATTGCAACAACGGCCTGTTGGCAAAATCTGTTAGTTGCAATAATTCCATCCAGTGCAGGGTGATCTTTTTCTGTTGACCGGTGAGCTGCCTGAACAGACCAATTGTATCAAACAAGCCGGACGCAACTACTTCAAAGCAGGTAGCGCCCGGCTCAAAATGCTGATGCAACTCAGGTGATACAT
Coding sequences within it:
- the ilvD gene encoding dihydroxy-acid dehydratase; its protein translation is MMLNRYSKTITQDVTQPAAQAMLYGIGLTEEDLKKAQVGVVSMGYDGNTCNMHLNDLAKLVKQSVWDSELVGLIFNTIGVSDGISNGTDGMRYSLVSRDIIADSIEAVCGAQYYDSVIALPGCDKNMPGSIIAMGRLNRPAIMVYGGTIAPGHYKGQDLNIVSAFEALGQKIAGQLDEADFKGIVQHSCPGAGACGGMYTANTMAAAIEALGMSLPYSSSNPALSEEKKQECLAAGKAIRHLMEKDIKPKDIMTRKAFENAMIVIMVLGGSTNAVLHLIAMAKSVDVALTQDDFQAISDRIPVLADFKPSGKYLMQDLYEHGGTPAVMKYLLNKGLLHGDCLTVTGKTLAENLADVPEIDFEKQKIIFPLEHPIKATGHLQILYGNLAEGGSVAKISGKEGERFEGPARVFDGEHELINGINSGKIKHGDVVVIRYVGPKGGPGMPEMLKPTSAIIGAGLGKSVALITDGRFSGGTHGFVVGHITPEAYNGGLIAMVADDDIIELNVATRSMTLKVPEDVIAERRAAWKRPSLKAEKGILFKYAQCVKDASEGCVTDEA
- the leuB gene encoding 3-isopropylmalate dehydrogenase, whose amino-acid sequence is MEKKIAVILGDGIGPEVTQQSIKVLNAIADRFGHSFEYSYGIMGADAIDKTGNPLPDETIDTCLKSDAILFGAIGHPKYDNDPTAKVRPEQGLLKLRKALQLYANIRPVTTYRALQHLSPLKAKQMEGVDFIVFRELTGGIYFGKKELSEDQSAAVDECTYTKAEIERVSHLAFKYAQGRKKKLTLVDKANVLETSRLWRKVVQEIAKEYTDVAVDYMFVDNAAMQIILNPAQFDVVLTENMFGDIISDEASVLSGSLGLLPSASVGNTVALFEPIHGSYPQAAGKDIANPLGSILSAAMLLDHFQLVEEAVAVREAVDWTLANGFVSKDIDPVNNYTTTAIGDLITEHIERNADANRRSNNASLNRSTII